The Diceros bicornis minor isolate mBicDic1 chromosome 31, mDicBic1.mat.cur, whole genome shotgun sequence genomic sequence CAGAGGAGGTGATTCTCAGGATTTTCCAAGGTTGGAGACAGTTACGACAACTTGGCTTTGTTGAGAATTTTCCTCAGGGCCTCCTTCACTACCctgttcctcaggctgtagatgagGGGGTTCAACATGGGGATCACTGTTGTGTAGAACACAGACACCACCTGATCCTCCTGTGAGGACTGGCCTGAGTTATCTCTCAGATACATGAAGATGAGGGTGCCAAAGAAGAGTGACACAGTGGTGAGGTGGGAGGCACATGTAGAAAAGGTCTTGGCCCTGCCTCCAGCTGAGGAGATCCTCATAACGGCCATGATAATAAACAGATAGGGCACCAAGATCACCACCATGCAGGCAGGGATGACAAAAATGGTGAACACAATAATTACCACTTCCTGGGTGTAGCTGTCCCCACAGGTCAGCTTTAAAAGAGGAGGGAAATCACAGAAAATGAAGTCAATCTCATTGGTTCCACAGAAGGAGAGAGTGAAAGCTGAGACTGTCTGCACCAAGGCACTGAAGAGACAAACAATGTAAGCCCCAGCCACGAAACTCAAAAGGGTCTTCTGTGTCATGATGGTGACATAAAGCAGAGGTTGGCACACGGCCAcgtagcggtcataggccatgatTGCCAGGAGGTAGCAGTCAATGGAGCCAAAGAAGGTGAAGAGGAAGAATTGAGCAGCACAGCGTGTGTAGGATAAAACTGCCCCATGCTCCAACAAAATGGCCATCATCTGAGGCACAGTGACAGACGAGTAGCAGATGTCCATGAAAGAGAGCTGACTCAGAAGGAAGTACATTGGGGTGTGGAGCCAGTGATCCATGCGAATCAGGATAATCATGCCCAAGTTCCCTGACAAAGTGAtgagatagataaatagaaagaggaggaagagagggagtgaCCATTCAGGAAAGTCAGTGAATGTGATAAGGAGGAATTCAGTCACTGAGCTGAAGTTCTTCTCTGCCATGAAGCCAGAGGTACCTGAGAGGTCTAGGATCAGAGGCAAGTTAGGAAGACATAAATAGGGCTTAACTATATCTCTAGTTTACATCTACTGAACATGTACTATGGACGAATTATGCCAAGTGCCGTGTGAGGCTTCAGAGATGACTGGTCTTAGCTCCTACTTTTAAGGGAGTTCTGTAACAGAGTCATCTTAGTATGTCAAGAAAACTGATACGGACAGGCATCCTCAGAATAGGAGTGCATAGTCTCCAATCTTTATTGCTAACTAGCTGTATGAGCTCCTATAAGTGAGACAATCACTCTTACCCCAAATTTCCCTATCACTCCAATAAGGGTTGATACAGGGAGTCCTGCCTACCATGGGAATATCCATCTCAGGACTCTGTCCCTTTTTGTCCATGACCACAGTTCCTCCCTTATTTCAAAACCtcttcatctcttgcctggatcaaAACAACAGCCATGTAACTACCAGCTCTCGCTGCCTTCAGACTCGCTTCTTGCCAATTCTTGCTTCTCATTGTGGCCAGAGTGATATTTCTATGACTTTCATTTGATCATGTCTCATTCCCCTGTGAAAAACCCCACCATGGCTTCCCATCAAGGGCAGGAATTATTTAGACTCCTTGACATCCCAGGATGCCCTACATGAGATCTCTCCTATTTCCTTCCTCATGTccctttcttatttctctcttctcacaCCCACAGCCACACTCCACACTCCCACACTTCTCTTCAGCCACACTGAATTATTTTCGGCTTCTCCAATCCTCCATGTTCTCTCACACCTCTGTGCTTTCCACAGGTCACCCCTTCTGCCGTAACACCTTATCTTTCCTATCCCCAGGGTCATGCCCAACTCCTACGCCACCTTCAAACCTCAGTTCAGATAGTACTTCCTACAAGAAGTCTCTCTTGAGTCCACCTTCCCTGCTCAGGGCATGTGCCCCTGGAGCTCAGCACATAGTAAGAGCTTAACATGTTTTTGAGGAATAAATAAAGTTATCAAATGACATATGAAGCACCTTGTAAAGGCAAAGGCACTGTACACACATTCAagtgattatttttattcttatgaaaatgtttaaaaacaaaaagtgtcTGAAGGCTAAGAACTCATTAAAATCCATCAACATTCATGAAGGTCATAAGCCATTTTTGGGTTTACCCTTCCGTTCCAACCTAACAATGCGCTTACTTAACAGATGCTGTCTTAATTAGAGCCCCCTAGTTTACCAAAAATAGATTTTGTAAGAACTGATATTGTCCTCAATAATAGAAACAATTCTAAGTGGTTTATACATCAACTCAGTTAATCCCCACAACCACTTTATAAGATAGGAacttttattatcctcattttatagatagaaaactgaggcagaaagagtTTAAGTAACATGCCCAAGATTGCACAGCTACTAAATGGTGAAACCTTCATTAGGAACAAAACTGCACACGGAAGCACTATTTATCTCATAACAGGATTTCACATGCATCACGTGTCTACTCCAACAGCTTTTCAGGACTCAGGAACTGTCTACCTTTAAGTAGACAATCATGAATACCAGCACTCCAGTCTATTCATATCCGAAGGCTGATGCAGACTTTTGTGCTAATGGATAGAAAGTCCTTCAGCACAGTTGCAGTGCAGCAggaaaaagaagatatttgaTCATCTTTAAAGCATTAGACTTTGGCAGCTACTCCAGTGTTGGATTGTCATATTGgggaaaataacaaataaaagaaattggATCTGTTGATCTGAATTGAGCATGAACCACGAGAATCAGTTTTCTGGATCAGTTTTCAGgatcagttttctcacctgaacTGCACTTCACCTTTACCTGGCCAGTCCTCTTCTCTCTTTGCTCActaattttcctttgtctctaaAAGGTCATTTCTCTTCCACTGCTTGGAGAAACATTCCAAGGGTGTAGAGGAGAGATCAGTGTTCTGGGCAGTAGGAGATCTGGGTGGTTCTTCCATACCTGCTCAGTCATGAcactgagcaagtcacttaatctctccaggcctcagtgccCTTCTCACTCCCCCTACActcccctcacacacaaaaaaatagtgaatcaACAGGGGGACAATAATGTCACAGCTGCCTGAATGTCGGTCCCTGCAACGTATCATCCTCAAGTTCCTTGCTAGTTCTGGTCTGTCAagcactttcttctctctcttctcttaatctttctgtttctgtgatctGGTAAATCTGATTAAGATGCATTCCTCACCGTGGTTTTTGTTCAACTGCAGGCTGGGACAGCAGAGGTTGGAGAAAAACCTCTTCCTATGGGCTCCTGGATCCAACGCAAATCCCTTTTGGGGAAGATACTAATAGTTGCTACAAAAGCTCTGAAGTCCCCATTCGATGCCTATCGTGGTCTCTAAGGAAAGGCAGTTATTGCTCGTGAGGATTCTTAATAAGGCACCTGGTCCCAGTCCCAGCTTCCAAAGCCCTGTGATGCACCCACTGAGTGGAGTCTAAAAACCCTGAATCCCAGTTCTGCATGGTCCCTTGAGGAGGGAGATGTCTCTGGCTTTAAATTCTCCAGTCAGAACAACGTCAGAAATTGAGCCCATTGCCACCCTCATCAGTGTAGCCATATCCTCCAAGAAGGGCGCTTTGTAAACTCAAGGCTTTGCTCTACATTATCCAGGAGGACACACTGGGGAGTCTACACAGAGACTTCAACAAGACAGATCATGTCTTCTAAGTTTGCCCTCCCTAGGGGTTAGGTGTTTCATTAAttctctcctttttccctcctttaaaaacaaatgaaaccatAGGGAAAACAAAAGCCCGGGATGTTGCCCAGAGGAGAAATTGGCAAGTTCTTCTTGTTGGCATAGCTTTTGCCAACTCTCTGCATCTTTGACACTGTAGTATTTCTTCAGCCCCAAATTCAGAGGCATTTTGTTAAGTCATTGAATTTCAAGTCCCAgttcagaaaaggaaataaggaagatGGTGAAGAACAGAATAATTGTTCTCTTTGACAATTATGAGAACCAAGAGGAAATGAGAACACATAGCTCACTGATTCATCACTGTGCTAATAGTTTTAAATGAAGAGCAAGAGATACAAAATGAGGCAAACCCctccaaaagagaaaacacactgCCTGTCTACAAGGAATGTGCAACCTAATAGGAAAGATAATTACCCCTCTTAGAAGATAACAAGTACTAACTTTTAAGCAAGATGTAGGTAAGGTGCCATGGGGATTCATTGTAGGGCAAGATTACTTATGGGTGGGGtagatcagggagggcttcccagaggaggtggaaTTTGACAATCAGTTTGGACAGACATGGGAGGCGGGCAAAGGGTGGGCAAAACTCCTCAGGTAGGGGAATCAGTGTGAACAAATTCACAGGGACAGGCGAGCCCAGGGACTACTCCCGGGACAATGagtgggacattggcagcagcacAGGATGATAGATACTAGGCAAGTCCAGGACTAGGATGAGGTGAGCCAGGCATTCAGCTCAGGTGCAAAAGATAAGGCAGCACCTTTGTCTCTACAAGGGGGGACATTAGTAAACAAGGTAAACTATATtgtaatgttatttaaaaatcaaaagcaatGCAAAAAATCTAAGATGAAcgaaatatcaaaattttaaacaaatatggCACTAGTATCACTGACTTTCCTTTTGCCTCTGTCACTAATAGGGCTCAGCATAGCACTGGAGATATGCCTGAAAAGGGAGGGCAAGACAAGGGGCTTCCAGGGGACAGGATTAACAAATGTCTTTTAATCATCTAGAGAcattccatttctttcctctcaactctccacttaggaaaagaaaatataggaagccCAACTTAATAAGATCTAATACTTGCAGAGTCTCTTTAACCATTTCAAAGCACTCTCCTCACCTATCTTCACAAGAGCCCTGCAGGATTAAGAGATATTGTGGGACTCCCCATTTGTACtgataagaaaacagaggcaaaAAGTGGggcccaagatcacagagtcaCTTGGTGAGTGGACTAGAAATTTTGTCTGTCCTGTACACACTGGTTGCTAATGGACTCTGCCTAGGCCACAGCCCCTACTGTCCAagaggacatttttttttaattatcacatacacacatgcacatgcatgcCAGAGCTCACTGGGTAAAGAGGTGAGTTTTCTGGGCTATGCTGTATTAATAGATCAACTAAAAATCACGGTGGCTTTACACAGTAAATTTGTATTTGCCCATGAAAAATCCAGCGTGGGTTAAGTAGTTCTCTTCCGTCCTGTAGCTATGCCATTCGGAACAGGTGGCCTTCAAGATTGCTAGTGCAGAGGAAGAGCAGGGAAAGACCATGTAAGACATCGCTCAGGACCAGGCCTGGAAGTGGTCTGCCTCACTCTTACTCACATCCCAGTGACCAGAATCCAGTTACATGACCTCAACACAACTGCAGGGGATGCTAGAAAATGTGCAGAAACACATGGATATTTATGCAAACAAATGTTTGGGCTAAAATTTCTGCCACATCCCCCATCCTTTGTGCAGTAGAATGTCCAGAACCGCCCCCCCAATTTCCAAGGACACTCAAAGGCTCACTATTGTATTTGCATGGTTCTCTGCTTTCCTGCTTCCCCCATACCGTTCTCCACAGTTGTGCCCACTTCCCATGACCACTCACCCTTCCCAACACCAGCACTACATCATGCCAAGCATGCAGCatggccttttttctttttccttcattctctaaAGCAAAATGAACACAGTGTTTGTTTGGGTAACAGACTTTCAGTCAAGATATTGTAGAAAACCTAAAAGGTTCACAGTACTACGCAGAATGAGGGGAAAATAGAATTGAATAATTGATGTCATTGTGCTGCAAATTCCCCAGCCATTCCCATCACAAAGAATCTGTCACTGGCTGCTTCTCACCTTCACCCTAAGCCTGCCTGCTAATGTAATACCCCCTATCTTTCTCTGCTGAGATGatcttttattcatatctctCTTCTCCCACTTCCCCAGCCTTCCAAATCCCTATCCAACATAATCCACTGGGAGAAGActcagaattctttatatattgttatGCATGATAATCTAAATCTTTAATACCCAAATACCTTCCATTTAGACCATACATTAGAGGTTCTTAAATTTCATAATCAAGTTGCCTTTTAAGATGTTTTCCTCAACAAAGGGGAATTTCTCTCTCTAATGGAAGAAAACTAGGTCAAACTCCAgctaacatttaattttttttcttttttttatttttaacatactgAAAAAGGAGTCAGTACTCAAAGACATCTGGTaaactgggttaaataaaattaactgtCTTTACTAAAGGATTTCGCAGAGACTTTAGTATGATAATatactttataaatctctgaaattaagtatatattatgaagCAATTCTCAAACATATTTGATCATGGAATATTTACTTAGCTACTGTGGGTGTAAAAAATACCCACAAATTCAGTGACACacaacaataagcatttattctcATATCATAGGGCTGTGGATCAGCCAGGATTTAGCTTATCTAGGCTGGAGTTGGCTAGCTTGGCCAAAATGGAGTttggtttgtttcatgtgtttctcATCGTCTTTGGGTCAGCAAGCTACCCAGGACATGTCCAACTTCTAACAATGGCAGAAGCGCAAGTGGGCAAAACCCCATTATCAAAGCACATTTCAAGTCTTTGCTTATATCAGGTCTGGTAATGTCTATCAGCCAAGGAAAGTCACGTGGCCAAGCCCAACATCCTGAAGCAGCGGAGTATGTTCTACTCACAGTGGGAGAGGAGTGGAGTGAATATTTTCTGAACAATGATCCAGTCTTTCCTATCAACTGTAAATACTTATGTCCTACTGCCCCACCACATGCAAAATATACTCATCACGACACTAAGACTCCCCCCCACCAAAAGCTTTAACAAATTACACCATTGGGATCAAAGTCTAGGATCTTGTGATCTCTATCAGCCCAGACACAGCTCCCCTTGGTCTAGAGAACTATGAACTAAAAAGACAAGTTATCTGCCTCCCTTACAAACACCCAACATACATGGGTGAACCAGGCAGGATGATCACAGTAAGCACACccattagaaaagaggaagatggagtctgcacagaaactgatatataataatgtacacctgaaattacacaatgttataaaccaatgtaacctcaataaaataattttttttaaatctctgagtaaaaaaaaaatttttaatccctattgctaaaaaaaaagagagagaaagaatagcaGGCACATGAGAATTACTGGTCCATAGCAATTCTGAGATCCTACTGAGCAAATATTGCCACGTCCCCCTACCCTAAAGTAGGAAATGTGCCTTGTTAAGCCGTGAACCTGCTCCTTGGTGAGGACAGGTCCCTCCACTTTAGTGCCCCTCTTGGATCTTAGAAAATATCATGAACATTCTATCTTTTTCATACGCAAAATTACTTTAATCCTAAATGCAGATAGCTTCTGttttagtcttttctcttttaattagaATTCTCTAACCACTTAGAGTTTACCAGAGAGAAGACATTATAAGTTTTGGTTAAGACTACGGATTCTGGTATCAGACTGCCTGTGTTTGAATCATGGCTCCATCATTTTctagctttgtgatcttgaaAAATATGCATAATCTCTCTGTACTTaagcttccttatctgtaaattgggAATAATAGTACTAACCTCCTAAATTTATGGAGGAAatcaaatgaaagagaaatgaatgaGAGAAAGTAAAGCCACTCTTCAGGAGGGTGCCCTGATCTTCACCATCACAAATGTGTTTCCCAGACCAGTTCCCAAATTCAGCCTTTCTTCTTACTTTCTATCTGAATCTTTACACACTCAATGACATTGTAGAGTTCACACCAGCTAGTTACTTTAAGATAGCAGTAAAACCTTCTATCTAGGTTTTATTGAACATAGAACCCGCTAATGATAATCGTGATGACCATAAAAATAGCCAACATCCTTGAGTGTCCACCATGCGCCAGGAGCCATGTCAAGAACTTTACATGTAACTTCtcacttagaaataaaattataaatcactCAAACAAAATGTAACATTTCTCATCATATAAGGAAATATCCTCATAGATGATAAAGCATTCTTTCTTTGGATGCTAGCTCTCATAAATCTATTATGCAATTGTCATCTCATCATCTTCTATCCCATTTTGTTCTCTAGCTAAATATTAATGTTACTGCTGATGTCAAGCTTCCCTGTTATTGTCATTACATAATTGAATTTCAAATCTTTATTAATATTTCTCCCCATTAAATATGGAATTTCTTTGTTGAtagtctgcctctgtctctcattGCTTTCCCTAGAGGTAGACTTCATGAGAAACTCCTTTCTGGAAGACTCTCTACCTCTGGGGGCCTGGTTCCACGCCTTGTGTGCTGTGAACACTTGCAAATGATAATAAGAGCCCAGATGGTTAGTACAACAGAGGAGGTTTTTGATGAGCGTTTTGCAGAGCTGTGAAGCTCATTAGTACAACTTGGCTTTATTAAGAGCTTTCCTCAGGGCCTCCTTCACTTTCTTGCTCCCCAGGCTATAAAATCAGAAAGTTCAGCCTGGGGCTGACTAATGTGTACAACACAGTCACAGCCTTTTCACCTTCTAGGAGTTGCCTACATCATTGCAGACATAGATTGAAGCTCGAGTCACAAAGACCAACCCAACTGTAGTTATATGTGAGGCAAAATTAGAGCAGGTCTTGGCCTGGGGACCTGATTTGTAGTTGTTTAGATGACCTTGTTGATGAAGAGATAAGTGAACAGGATCACAGCTAGTCTGGTCAGAATCATATCGAGAGCAAATCATTTCTAACAGCAGCTGCTGGAGGAAGC encodes the following:
- the LOC131395593 gene encoding olfactory receptor 9Q1-like; this translates as MAEKNFSSVTEFLLITFTDFPEWSLPLFLLFLFIYLITLSGNLGMIILIRMDHWLHTPMYFLLSQLSFMDICYSSVTVPQMMAILLEHGAVLSYTRCAAQFFLFTFFGSIDCYLLAIMAYDRYVAVCQPLLYVTIMTQKTLLSFVAGAYIVCLFSALVQTVSAFTLSFCGTNEIDFIFCDFPPLLKLTCGDSYTQEVVIIVFTIFVIPACMVVILVPYLFIIMAVMRISSAGGRAKTFSTCASHLTTVSLFFGTLIFMYLRDNSGQSSQEDQVVSVFYTTVIPMLNPLIYSLRNRVVKEALRKILNKAKLS